One window from the genome of Nitrosospira multiformis encodes:
- the flgM gene encoding flagellar biosynthesis anti-sigma factor FlgM encodes MKIDNSIQTTVSLSDTQARPGKTGQRTEDVANSNDSVQLSTQLRSIEKNLANGEVFDAARVEEIKQAISQGHFVVNPEKVADRLLETVRDLIQTRQT; translated from the coding sequence ATGAAAATTGACAATTCCATCCAGACTACCGTATCACTAAGCGATACGCAGGCACGCCCCGGCAAGACCGGGCAAAGAACCGAGGATGTCGCAAATTCGAATGATAGTGTTCAGTTAAGTACGCAACTGCGGAGTATCGAGAAAAACCTCGCCAATGGCGAAGTATTCGACGCCGCGCGAGTCGAAGAAATCAAGCAGGCAATCAGCCAGGGTCATTTCGTCGTGAATCCTGAGAAAGTCGCGGATCGTCTGCTGGAAACGGTGCGCGACCTGATCCAGACCAGGCAGACCTGA
- the motD gene encoding flagellar motor protein MotD, with translation MKLSMRRGHRPEEQANHERWLVSYADFITLLLAVFAVMYALSQVNEGKYRVMAGSLLNTIAKEQGRRDNLIVAHEPAPPPIAPIDDLAAKRASRIGEAQLRQQERMRIIARDIMAAFAPLVKDGQVRMTQSERGVRVEINASALFPLGEATLQGDSIKALNAVGQVLRNSEHAIHVEGHTDDIPIITPKFPSNWELSAVRASSVVRLLIENGVQATRLTAVGYGENRPVESNDSEEGRARNRRVTLMILSSLPDVSSDSFSDTEDLPAAAVPDPASDPLPGISA, from the coding sequence TTGAAGCTCAGTATGCGGCGCGGTCATAGGCCGGAAGAGCAGGCAAACCACGAGCGCTGGCTGGTATCCTATGCGGACTTCATTACGTTGCTGCTCGCGGTTTTTGCGGTAATGTATGCGCTCTCCCAGGTAAATGAGGGCAAATATCGCGTGATGGCCGGTTCGCTCCTGAATACTATCGCCAAGGAACAGGGTCGCCGCGATAACCTGATCGTGGCACACGAGCCGGCGCCGCCGCCGATTGCACCGATCGACGACCTGGCGGCAAAAAGAGCAAGCCGCATTGGGGAAGCGCAGCTCCGGCAACAGGAAAGGATGCGCATCATCGCCCGCGATATCATGGCGGCATTCGCTCCGCTCGTGAAAGACGGGCAAGTGCGGATGACCCAAAGTGAGCGCGGTGTTCGTGTGGAGATCAACGCCAGTGCGCTGTTCCCGCTTGGCGAGGCGACGCTGCAGGGAGATTCCATCAAGGCACTTAACGCCGTGGGGCAAGTGCTACGGAACAGCGAACATGCGATTCACGTGGAAGGGCATACCGATGACATACCAATCATAACTCCAAAATTCCCCTCCAACTGGGAACTATCGGCGGTGCGTGCCAGCAGCGTGGTGCGATTGCTGATTGAAAACGGCGTTCAGGCAACAAGGCTTACGGCGGTGGGTTACGGTGAAAACCGTCCCGTGGAATCGAATGACAGCGAAGAAGGCCGCGCACGCAACCGGCGCGTCACGCTGATGATCCTGTCCAGCTTGCCTGATGTTTCATCCGATAGCTTTTCCGATACCGAAGATTTACCCGCTGCTGCCGTGCCTGATCCCGCATCCGATCCTTTGCCTGGCATCTCAGCTTGA
- a CDS encoding flagella synthesis protein FlgN: MQAMVFDPLAAITCERDETQNFIDLLEREQRALRQADVSSLLTLAKEKAQQAQQLIRLADVRNRWLVTLGYTRDRNGMEQGLQSCDSPGAADAWRELLQLAETASQLNKINGILIGQRLRYNQQALSVLQAATRSAGLYGADGQPTLFSGGRQLGEG, from the coding sequence ATGCAAGCTATGGTCTTTGATCCACTCGCCGCTATTACCTGCGAGCGTGATGAGACGCAAAATTTCATTGACCTCCTGGAGCGGGAGCAGCGCGCGTTGCGCCAGGCGGACGTTTCTTCACTGCTGACGCTGGCAAAGGAAAAAGCGCAGCAAGCACAGCAGCTGATTCGGCTGGCCGATGTACGCAACCGCTGGCTTGTCACACTCGGCTATACGCGGGATCGCAATGGCATGGAACAGGGATTACAAAGCTGCGATAGTCCGGGTGCCGCCGATGCCTGGCGGGAGCTGCTTCAACTGGCGGAAACCGCCAGCCAGCTTAATAAAATCAATGGCATTCTCATCGGTCAGCGTCTGCGCTATAACCAGCAGGCACTCTCGGTGCTGCAAGCCGCAACCCGTAGTGCCGGTCTGTACGGCGCGGATGGGCAGCCCACACTTTTCTCCGGCGGACGCCAGCTCGGCGAAGGCTGA